The window CTACGGCGGACACCTGCGCACCTTCCGGGAGTCGATACGCGCGGACACCGAGATCGCGTTCCGCCCGCTGGAGTCGTTCAGGCTGCCCGGACCGTGGCACCGCGGGCGCGTCATCCTGATCGGTGACGCCGCCCACCCCACGACGCCCCAGCTGGCCTCCGGCGCCGGGATCGCGGTCGAGGACGCCCTGGTGCTGGCCGAGGAACTCACCCGGCACGGCACGGTGCCCGCGGCGTTCGGGGCCTTCAGCGCACGGCATGAGCAGCGGTGCCGGTTCGTGGTCGACAGCTCCATCGAGATCGGCAGGCTCGAACAGGAGCAGGCGCCGCCGCAGATGCAGACAGCCGTCGTGGAGCGCGCACTGGCCCGGCTCATGGAGCCGGTCTGACCGGGGGCTCCGGGCCGGCCGGCCCGGAGCCCCCGGTCAGACCGGCTGAGGAACACCGCCGAACCGGCCTGCGCACACACCGCGGATCTACGTCGACAGTGCCAGCCGGCTGAGATCGGCACGGGGGTAGCTGCCCAGGACGTGGACGGCGTGGCGCCGGGCGAGGGTGGCGACGACGAGGCCGACCTCGGGGTCGTCCACGTGCCCCTCGCATTCGAGGAGGAAGAAGTAGGTGCCCAGGCGGGAGCCGCCGGGCCGGGACAGCACCGCTGTCAGCGGCACGCAGGCGCGGGTGAACTCCTCCAGTACGGCGTGCAGCTGCTGCATCTTGTCGGCCAGCGGCACGACCATGCTGGTGCGGTCGGCGCCGGTGGGCAGGGAACCGACGGTGGGCGGGGCGACCTTGACGAAGCGGGTCACCGCGTCCTGCCGGTCGCCGATGTCGCAGGCGACGATCTTGAGGCCGTAGCGCTCGAGGGTGTTGGGGGCGGCGATGGCGGCGAGACCGGGTGCGCCGGTGGTGCCGACCTCCCGGGCGGCGTGTGCGGTGGAGGACGTGGTGACCACATCGGCCCGCGGCAGGTGGTCGTCGAGCCAGGTGCGGCACTGGGCGTGCGCGATGGGATGCGTCAGGACCTGCCGGATGGAGCCGAGGGTGCCGGCCGGGGGAACGGCGAGCGCGAACTCCACACGCAGCAGCGTCTCGCCGACGATGGACAGGTTGCGTCCGGCGACGAGCGCGTCGACGGACTCCGTGACGGCACCCTCGACCGAGTTCTCCCAGGGGATGACAGCGGCGGTGGTCTCCGCGCGGCGCACCGCGTCGAGGGCCTGGCGGACCGTGGGATAGGGCACCGCGTTGTGGTGCGGGATGTAGAGCCCGTGCAGAGCTGCTTCGGTGAACGAGCCGGGCGGGCCCAAATAGGCGATGGACATCACAAGTTACCTTCCGGGCTCGACCGGTCAGACGGCGCTCCAGGCGCCGGCCACGGCGATGGCCTGTCGGGGGTTGAGCCGCGGGTCGCACAGCGTGGTGTAGTGCCGGCCGACGTCGGCGGACTGGGACGTGCTCCAGACGCATTCCGTGACGTCGTCCGGCGTGGTCTCGAGGTGGAGGCCGGACGCGACGCCGCCGGCTTTGGCGACGGCCTGCTGGAAGGCCACGATCTCTTCGATGACGGTGTGCACCGACCGGGTCTTGAGGCCGGTGGCGGTCTTGGTCGTGTTGCCGTGCATCGGGTCGCACAGCCAGGACACCGGATGCCCGGCCTCGCGGACGGCCGTGACCAGCGCCGGCAGGCGCGCGGCGACCTGGGCGACGCCCATCCGGGCGATCAGTGTGAGACGGCCGGGCTCCCTGTTCGGATCGAGCCGGGCGCACAGCACGGTCAGCTCCGCGGGTGTCATGGTGGGGCCGACCTTGCAGGCCACGGGGTTGGCGACCGTGGCGAGCAGCCCGACGTGGGAGCCCTGCGGATGGCGGGTCCGTTCCCCGATCCAGGGCAGGTGGGTGGAGGACAGGTAGCTCTGGCCGCCCATCGCGCGGCGCAGCAGCGGCCGTTCGTAGTCCAGGACCAGCGCCTCATGGCTGGTCCACACGGGCGCTCCGGTCGGCGGCATCCAGGCACCGGTGCGCTGACGCAGCAAGGTGGTGGCCCGGTCCGCGGCCGCGTAGCAGGCGAGCATGCGGTCGGGGTCGGCGCGGCGCTCCTCCAGGGTGGCGGCGGGGCCGTTGACCAGATGGCCGCGGTAGACGGGCAGTTCGCGCCCGTCGACGACCTCGGTGGGGGAGCTGCGGGGCTTGGCGAACTGGCCGGCGATGCGGCCGATCCGGATGACCGGCCGGCCGGTGTTGATCTTCATGACGCCCGCCAGCGCGTCGATCAGGCCGATCTTGCGGTTCACCGCCTGCCCTCCGCACTCGGCGGGGTCCTCCGCGCAGTCCCCGGCCTGGATGATCTGGTAGGTGCCGCCGGCCGCCTCGGCCATCAGCATGCGCAGCATCTGCACCTCCTCCCAGCCCACCAGGCCCGGCCGGGCCGCGAGTTCGGCCCGCACGGCGGACGCGCGCTGCGGGTCGGCCCACACGGGTTGCTGTTCCTCAGCGACGAGCCGGCCCGGGCCGACGCCGAGGGCTGCCGGCGGCCGCAGATCGCGGTCACGAACGGATGATGCCGCGGACATGATCAGGCTCCTTGGGGCAGAGGGAAGTCGGTTCCCGGGGTCGGGGCACTCAGGTCGGGGCGCAGCGCCGCCGCCCCGCCGAGATAGACGTGGTGCATGGCGTCGCGGGGCCGCCTGCTGTGCACATGCGCCAGAATCCGGATGACGCGGTGCAGGGAGCCCGGGACCGCGATCTCGGCGGTGCACAACAGCGGTACATCGGTCAGGCCCAGCTTCCTGGCCGCGGCCGCCGGGAAGGCGGAGCGCAGGTCGTGGGTGGTGGTGAAGACGATGCTGATCAGGTCCGCATCGCCCAGGCCGTTGCGCCGCAGGATCTCGCCGAGGAGTTCACTGGTGGCCTGTTCGATGAGGGCGGGGTCGTCGGAGGCGACCTGGGCGGCACCGCGCACGGCACGCACGGTGAGCGCGCCGGGTCCGCTCGCCTGGCTGGTCGGGGTCGTCACTGGCTGGCTCCTGGGTCTGCGAAAGGGCCGGGTGCGGCCAGGTGATCAGGCCCTCTGCCCGGTCAGCAGGCCGCAC of the Streptomyces aurantiacus genome contains:
- the pheA gene encoding prephenate dehydratase, producing the protein MSIAYLGPPGSFTEAALHGLYIPHHNAVPYPTVRQALDAVRRAETTAAVIPWENSVEGAVTESVDALVAGRNLSIVGETLLRVEFALAVPPAGTLGSIRQVLTHPIAHAQCRTWLDDHLPRADVVTTSSTAHAAREVGTTGAPGLAAIAAPNTLERYGLKIVACDIGDRQDAVTRFVKVAPPTVGSLPTGADRTSMVVPLADKMQQLHAVLEEFTRACVPLTAVLSRPGGSRLGTYFFLLECEGHVDDPEVGLVVATLARRHAVHVLGSYPRADLSRLALST
- the aroH gene encoding chorismate mutase, which encodes MTTPTSQASGPGALTVRAVRGAAQVASDDPALIEQATSELLGEILRRNGLGDADLISIVFTTTHDLRSAFPAAAARKLGLTDVPLLCTAEIAVPGSLHRVIRILAHVHSRRPRDAMHHVYLGGAAALRPDLSAPTPGTDFPLPQGA
- a CDS encoding 3-deoxy-7-phosphoheptulonate synthase gives rise to the protein MSAASSVRDRDLRPPAALGVGPGRLVAEEQQPVWADPQRASAVRAELAARPGLVGWEEVQMLRMLMAEAAGGTYQIIQAGDCAEDPAECGGQAVNRKIGLIDALAGVMKINTGRPVIRIGRIAGQFAKPRSSPTEVVDGRELPVYRGHLVNGPAATLEERRADPDRMLACYAAADRATTLLRQRTGAWMPPTGAPVWTSHEALVLDYERPLLRRAMGGQSYLSSTHLPWIGERTRHPQGSHVGLLATVANPVACKVGPTMTPAELTVLCARLDPNREPGRLTLIARMGVAQVAARLPALVTAVREAGHPVSWLCDPMHGNTTKTATGLKTRSVHTVIEEIVAFQQAVAKAGGVASGLHLETTPDDVTECVWSTSQSADVGRHYTTLCDPRLNPRQAIAVAGAWSAV